One Ciconia boyciana chromosome 20, ASM3463844v1, whole genome shotgun sequence DNA window includes the following coding sequences:
- the BACE1 gene encoding beta-secretase 1, producing MAAAWPWLLLWLGAAALRARPAPPRIRLPLRGGAALPPGPRARRAPEEAERGGSFVEMIDNLRGKSGQGYYVEMTVGSPPQKLNILVDTGSSNFAVGAAPHPFLRRYYQRQLSSTYRDLRKGVYVPYTQGKWEGELGTDLVTIPHGPNVTVRANIAAITESDKFFINGSNWEGILGLAYAEIARPDDSLEPFFDSLVKQTRVPNIFSLQLCGAGFSPNETEAVASVGGSMIIGGIDRSLYVGDIWYTPIRKEWYYEVIIVKLEVNGQDLNMDCKEYNYDKSIVDSGTTNLRLPKKVFEAAVKSIKTASSTEKFPDGFWLGEQLVCWQVGTTPWHIFPVLSLYLMGEATNQSFRITILPQQYLRPVEDVATSQDDCYKFAISQSSTGTVMGAVIMEGFYVVFDRARKRIGFAVSACHVHDEFRTAAVEGPYLHSNMEDCGYNIPQTDESTLMTIAYVMAAICALFMLPLCLMVFQWRCFHCLRRDHDDFADDISLLK from the exons ATGGCTGCCGCCtggccctggctgctgctgtggctgggggcggccgcgctgcgcgcccgcccggccccgccgcgcatCCGGCTGCCgctgcggggcggcgcggccctgCCGCCGGGCCCCCGGGCGCGCCGGGCGCCGGAGGAGGCCGAGCGGGGCGGCAGCTTCGTGGAGATGATCGACAACCTGCGGGGCAAGTCCGGGCAGGGCTACTACGTGGAGATGACGGTGGGCAGCCCCCCGCAGAAG ctgaaTATCCTGGTGGACACAGGGAGCAGTAACTTCGCTGTGGGAGCTGCGCCTCACCCCTTCCTGCGGAGATACTACCAGCGGCAGCT GTCCAGCACCTACCGCGACCTGCGGAAGGGTGTGTATGTACCCTACACCCAGGGCAAGTGGGAAGGGGAACTGGGCACCGACCTTGTCACCATCCCCCACGGCCCCAACGTCACCGTCAGAGCCAACATCGCTGCCATCACGGAGTCGGACAAATTCTTCATCAACGGCTCCAACTGGGAAGGGATCCTGGGGCTGGCGTACGCCGAGATCGCCCGG CCCGACGACAGCCTGGAGCCCTTCTTTGACTCCTTGGTGAAGCAGACCCGGGTGCCCAACATCTTCTCCCTCCAGCTTTGCGGGGCAGGCTTCTCGCCCAACGAGACGGAGGCCGTGGCGTCGGTGGGGGGCAGCATG ATCATTGGTGGCATCGACCGCTCGCTGTACGTGGGTGACATCTGGTACACACCCATCCGGAAGGAGTGGTACTACGAGGTCATCATCGTCAAGCTGGAGGTCAACGGGCAGGACCTGAACATGGACTGCAAAGAG TACAACTACGACAAGAGTATCGTGGACAGCGGGACCACCAACCTCAGGCTGCCAAAGAAGGTGTTCGAGGCTGCCGTGAAATCCATCAAAACAGCTTCTTCG ACGGAGAAGTTCCCGGACGGCTTCTGGCTGGGGGAGCAGCTGGTTTGCTGGCAGGTCGGCACCACCCCCTGGCACATCTTCCCGGTCCTGTCCCTCTACCTGATGGGGGAGGCCACCAACCAGTCCTTCCGGATCACCATCCTGCCCCAG CAATACCTGCGCCCGGTGGAGGACGTGGCCACCTCTCAGGACGACTGCTACAAGTTCGCCATCTCCCAGTCCTCCACAGGCACCGTCATGGGCGCCGTTATCATGGAGGGCTTCTACGTGGTCTTCGACCGTGCCCGCAAGCGCATCGGCTTCGCTGTCAGTGCCTGCCACG TGCACGACGAGTTTCGGACGGCCGCGGTGGAGGGACCCTACCTGCACTCCAACATGGAGGACTGCGGCTACAACATCCCGCAGACGGACGAGTCCACCCTGATGACCATCGCCTACGTCATGGCAGCCATCTGCGCCCTCTTCATGCTGCCCCTCTGCCTCATGGTGTTCCAGTGGcgctgcttccactgcctgcgGCGGGACCACGACGACTTTGCCGACGACATATCCTTGCTGAAGTGA